A window from Nitrospira sp. ND1 encodes these proteins:
- a CDS encoding sulfate ABC transporter permease, with translation MRWLLIGIVWLYFLVLLVGPILYMASQSFSEGLTAFWTEISRPEALHGFTLTAEITLIVLVLNVIFGTMTAMVLARQKFWGRSLVSGVIDLPFAVSPVIAGFMLILLFGPDTVLGTFFGQAQIKVLFALPAMILATLFVTFPFMVRELTPLLQTLGTEEEEAARTLGADEWQVFLKVTLPALRWGLVYGATLTVARAIGEFGAVLVVSGNILLLTQTATLHIYQSYVDFNYVAANAVALTLLAVSFAILTVLEIAKARAETTVAEAGAQ, from the coding sequence ATGCGTTGGCTGTTGATCGGGATCGTCTGGCTCTACTTCCTCGTCCTGCTGGTCGGACCGATCCTCTATATGGCGAGCCAGAGCTTCAGCGAAGGGCTGACGGCATTCTGGACGGAGATCTCGAGGCCGGAAGCGTTGCACGGCTTCACGCTCACGGCAGAAATCACCCTGATTGTGTTGGTGCTGAACGTGATCTTCGGCACCATGACGGCGATGGTGCTGGCGAGGCAGAAGTTTTGGGGCCGCAGCCTGGTGAGCGGTGTCATCGACCTGCCGTTTGCGGTCTCCCCCGTCATCGCGGGCTTCATGCTCATATTGCTGTTCGGCCCGGACACCGTGCTGGGCACGTTTTTCGGGCAGGCACAGATCAAGGTGCTGTTTGCCCTGCCGGCCATGATTCTCGCGACCCTGTTCGTCACCTTCCCATTTATGGTGCGTGAGCTGACACCCTTGCTGCAAACACTCGGCACCGAAGAAGAGGAAGCGGCAAGAACGTTGGGGGCCGACGAATGGCAGGTGTTTCTCAAGGTCACCCTGCCGGCCCTCCGATGGGGACTGGTCTATGGAGCCACCCTCACCGTGGCGCGCGCGATCGGCGAATTCGGAGCCGTCCTCGTGGTCTCGGGGAATATTTTGTTGCTCACGCAGACCGCCACATTGCACATTTATCAAAGTTACGTCGATTTCAACTATGTGGCGGCAAACGCCGTCGCATTGACCCTGTTGGCTGTCTCCTTTGCCATCTTGACCGTGCTGGAGATCGCCAAGGCACGCGCTGAAACGACGGTAGCGGAAGCGGGAGCGCAGTAA